Genomic segment of Sarcophilus harrisii chromosome 4, mSarHar1.11, whole genome shotgun sequence:
ataattattttaaggaaaaatccatgctgtttttaaacagaaatggaaatattttgttaaacatttttctctctttattgataatattacatttttattgattatgaTTGTTAATTCTGTATATAATCTTTCCAATTTAAATTAATCCAGCATTCCTACTATAATcagaatattttaatatgtttttaatctttttgctatGTTTTATTCAGATTACATTCCATTTATATTCATTTGTCACATTGGTTtatagtttgctttttctttttttgttgtccCTTGTTAATTTGTCAAGGCAACATCAGTATCACAGAATTTAGAAGGGTtctttaattagcattttttcaaacaatttattaaattttaaatttattgttctttCAATACTTGATAAAATCAACTTATAAATCCATCTATTTCTGAAGAACTTTTCTGTTAACTTCATTTATTACTTGTTCTATTATTTTCTCAAATTGAATTGcttaaattctttgttttatgatctagttttgttttattgatgtaatttttcatgttttaaaatattcatttatttcattaagagAGCAAAAGACTCTCTgacaatagttttatttcttttttcatttgttgtaaatattttattttggttaattttattggcttttttcttttcttctaaccaaattatataataattagaCTAGTTGTTGaggttttttctaaaattaactcCAATTTAATGtactaattcaattttatttcaagttttgttaatttggtttttaatgttctggatttcttttttttttaatttagttgagATTTATTggatatctaatttttaaaattgtgtttccAGTTCATTCACTTAAGTAGTATTCATTTGTCACGTttattgaacaaatcattttaaaattataatttcttttttccatagaaAATAGTATGTAAGCATTTTGAACTTTCCCCTAACAACTTCTTTGGTTGCATGGTTTTATTACTTTCTCCTCATATGCTTGCTCCTCAAGCATATTATTTGCTCCACCCACCCATTTCCTCATTCTCAAGCTAAATCCTTAATCCACAATAcccttaatttcctcacctgtagaaTAGATTTAATAATAGCATtcttcttatatgatttttattaagcAAATTAGTATAGAAAGTATATAAAGCATCTTAATGTGCTCTATATAAATTGCTTTTCTTATTATCACAACATTTTACAATGGGTTTCAACTCACAACCATCTTCAAGTTATTTGGGAAgtagttataattttttaaagattttataataaacatatacaaaagataatacataaaatatatacatgtacatttatgtttctatacatatataatatataatatacatttttaggAACCAAATGTtctgtttaaatttaaataaaataattgaactacACATTCAGGTATGATAGTCCTTAATATCTCTATTGTGTCCCTTATTGTAGTTTTGCTTTATTCTTCAggtgaaaaattctctaaaaaagattaatgaaaattCATAAAATGCCAGCTGTCTTccttaagaaggaaagaaaagtagatGAGAGTCAGATGAATCATATTTAAGCAAAGAAGATTTGGAAATTATAAAACATGGCTCATGAGAAAAAAGGCATATTGTATTCTTGGCCCTCTGTGAAACTATGTCTCTTGATTAGTGTCATTTGCTCAGGgattatttacttctttttcacACCTCAAGCTGCTAAAACATCAATCATAGCAACAAAGGAACTAATCTTCAATTCAGCAAAGATTCCATTCCAAGGAATATCCTTGCCCCATGAGGCCACAAGAGAAAAACACCTTCttaaaagtaatgaaaatattaCAACCCAGAAGCTACAACTCACCACATTATCCCATGAGAAGGCCAATAAAACAACTTCAAAAAATGAGGGCAAGTACAAGGACCCTGTACCATACAAATTTCTAATCCAGGAGGAAGACAAATGTAAAAAGTCTGCTCCATTCTTGGTGTTTTTAATATGTaccaaagaagatgaaaaattaagaagggataatattagaaaaacttggGGGAATGAAAGTCTGGTACCAGGATTTTCTGTGGTTCGTTTATTTATGCTAGGTGTCCAGAAGCAAGGCTCTactgaagaaataaggaaagaaagtaggaTGTATCGGGACATCATTCAACAGGATTTTCAAGACACCTATTATAACCTAACCCTCAAAGTCTTGATGGGCATGAAATGGGTTTCTTCTTATTGTCCTAATGCACATTTTGTCATGAAAACAGATTCTGATATGTTTGTTAATACTAATTACCTAATTCAAAAGCTATTAGTTACAATATCAACCTCAGATCATTATTTTACTGGTTTTCCTATGAGGAAATGTCATCCTATAAGGAACAGTGGGAACAAATGGTATATGCCTCTTGACCTATACCCTGGAGAAATCTACCCAGATTTTTGCTCTGGAACTGGATATGTGTTCTCTGGAAGTCTGGCTACCATGATATACAAGGTATCTTTTGGTATAAAAGTATTACACTTGGAAGATGTGTATGTGGGTCTCTGCCTTCAGAAAATTGGAGTTGTGGTGTCATCACCACCaagaatttcattatttaatCCATTTAAAGTTCCCTTTAATCCTTGTGTCTATAACAACCTTATCACATCCCATTATATTTCTCCCAATGAATTGCTTATTTTTTGGAAtctaatacaaaagaaaaaacatgattGTTCTCAAATTTCAACTGGCAATCttcctccctttatttttttttcccagttaagCAGAAGAATCAGTCATCAGCAAAGGAATTCTATTTAGCATTTGGagagttttaaaatattcatcatcTTCATACATAACTCACaagtattaagaaaataatatcatCTGTATTACTTCTGTAAAAGGCCCAATGgtgaaaaatttaataatgagTACTTAACTAGTTCATCTATACCTAGAACCTTGTAAATGCTATTTGATTGgttattcctctttcctttcacttAGTGTTTTAAATTCAATAGAGACCCCATCTTAATtaaaaatgttggatttggaTACAATTTCAGAtgagttttcccttttttatatttttggaattaTGGATGTCAAAACAAGATGCAAattcatttatatacacatatgccaATAAGATGCAAATGAACAAATATGGATTTACTGGGAACAAGCATTCCACTTTTTGTTtctaaagataatttaatttccagGTTTATCTTAAGGAATACTTTCAAATAAGAACAcacttttttaaagttaaagtgGGACCTTAGGCAaccatttggagaaaaaaaaagggggggggaaacaaTTTGTTGAGGAGGCTATTTCAcaattataaattgaaaaaaacttcaactgaaaatttgcaaaaaaaaataaataaagcaaaacaaaataaaacaaaatgaattctggtGAATTTTCTCCTGTCTAGTTTGCTAAAGGCAACTGAATCTCATTATCAGGTCATATTCTCAGCAGGAAGAGCTAAACACTATTAATCTGCACCttctcattaaatgtccatcaatCAGGGTTGATTTTCACTTGTCAATGAAATTGCCTTTCGGAAGGGTTAATTAGAGTTTTCAGGGTCTCCAAAAGTTTACATTTGGTTAGCAAAAGAAACCATTTTATTGCtagcccaattgataaattgattattaataaccaaaaacttgggatttttattcatttcagtgTTCTCTATTAAGTTTCATTGGTAGATGTTTTCATGAAAGTCAAACATGCCAAAAAAATAACTTTAGGAGCTTTTGATTTTCAGTATAATTCTAATTTTACTtgtatgaggaaaaaaatgaagctaaaaaTTTCTTAGTGAAAGTTATCATCCACTTTCTGTGATAAAATGACATTATTGTAgtttgatcattattattatttatatcttattaACTGACCTGCCTTGCTTCTGTTTTGTTATATAATTTagcttcccccccaaaaaaaatctttgcaatagACATCGTTAATATTTTCTGTTATCCTAGGTGGGAAGGATAGAGAAAGATTTCTATACTAACTAGTATTATGTAATTAACCCTTTCTTTACCGATGAATTCCCTATAATGAGCCCCCCAACAAAGATAGATATGATAGGAGACATTCAATTCTTAACTTTTCTTGCCATAGTTAAATGCTAAGAAATTTACATCtgcatggtacagtggatatagtACTTGATTTAGGATGATGTGAGTTCaattccagcttcagacatttattgtgCAGCTTGctaaaagtcacttaaccttacttTTCTAatcctgtaaaataaaaataacaatagcagtTCACAAGTGTTATTATGGGGATAAAATAATATGATGTTTATAAGCTTAGGGTATTGTAAACCATAGAGATAGCATAAATACTACTTCACtatgatttgtttcttttgtaaactaatatatttccttttatatacttaacattgttcttaattttttagaAATCACAAGATTGCCTAAGGGGTTTTGGACATGAAAAGTTAAGGACTATTGCCCTAATTTTTACCTAGGTGAATTAAAGCATCCACAATGACCATGAagtcacacatatacacacacatgcacacactcattctctttcacacacatacacacaaattgattaaagaaagcacatcattctttttattcccactttggcaaaaggtagatttatttaaggaaataatttacagataaaataaagggatacaatagacatggtaaataggaatgataaatatgaaatggtAAATGTGAacggtaaatatgaaataaattagggacagcatatgaaagacaagtttccTAGGGGAACTCAAAATTaagcaagagaaaggaaataattcatgAGGTTGAAATAATCCATTGACTTGAAGATTAGATCCATGGAAGACTAGCAAATTAACCAGAGTTAGCTAGAGTAAGAAGAGAGATGCcattagagggaaggcactatcGAGGAGGTAGAGTACCCTCATACTGGATTTAAACCTGAATGGAACTTAGCCAATATATTATTCTTCAGAAATATACTAAGGAAAATAAACTGCCAATtttaataaatgaacattttatttttcctatttatatttgtaataaaaattaatcatatGTAGAAATATTTAGCCGTATATTTATCTTGAAAGTTTATCCAAACTTTCTTAGAAAATATGCCATGATAATTCAATCTAAAGAACGTCTCATTGATAGTCCCACATGATGACTTTTTAAATTCTGCCAATAGTGTGCCAACAATAAGAGAATTTCCTAGCAAATGAAGTTCACATATAACTAAAATAAGTTGTTTTTCATTGGTTAGTAAGAGCAACTTCAAATAGCCTACTAGATCAAGCCTGCTCCAAATGAGACCATACTTTTTACTATTCAACTTGCCATCCACGTTGACCATCTTGCCATCTGCTTTGCTACTGTTACTACTTGCATACTATGCATACAATCCATACTACAgcctctgttttttgtttgtttttttctttttgttttttttttttacattttttcaaacatttatatGGATcaatgttaagatcgtgtattttaagatcagcacgagaccggaattcaggttaggggaaaatcgtcagtctttattctcagtgaagaaggatcggaggtggaagagaatcgcgTCAATGTGTGCAGCAGGTCAAAGTCACACAACCACAACTCGGTCtcaacccagcccaatctctccccacttgtcttccccctctctctgcctccacccaccaaaatcgtcatttcttacacacaggacttgcagggaggtgggcagggaccattcttttcaatcatgtatattaataagtatacccaattactatctagcctcatgtacttgggacctcagtgcatcagctcaaacctcacccattacatttccctttcttttattttagaacaccggtggtcatgccatccctacTCCTCAATAgagccccaaggggaggtgatcacagcctctaacttctcaggaaggggtgaaagcaccaaaaggaGGTATCccccctacctgacatctcaggaaggggatGAAAgcgggaaatgggggttgctggggtttctgggctgaagggctTATTTCCCCAAAATCAGCATAGGTATTACACAAAGCACATAAATAACGCAGAGGCTGGGGGTGACCCCCCCTCAGTCATGCAGGCTCGTGTGGTTAACAAACATAATTTACCCAAACAAGTAGCGgaatacaaacaatataaatcaacatggttttGGAAAGATcaagaagtcctagaaggtgggtatttacaacagtcacacatacaccttcttcacgaagatagtccaaaaccaatctatttgtCCATTGTTTCCCTGTCAGAATttcccctgagttttgaagtcctgaaaagtcttttttatgtgttagggaatccaatgattcacagattttgaagtgtttaacagtcttatcatttctcagaaaatcaatgattcctggagttttcaaatcctatgtctcagaaatcaatgattcctgaggggtttcaaatccattctcaaaatccaatgattcctgaggttttcaaatcctatggtcagagaatccaatgattcctggggggTTTTCGTCCCTTGGCTCAGAGAATTGATTCCGGGTTTTGAATCCACAATCTTTGATGTCCTAGGTCAAacccataactgccacgctctttcaatggtggaTAATCAGCAACACAccaccgatatttcttgggtcttctccttttttcaaaaggtctgctccgtctcttgCGTGGACAAAGGGGAATATGGCTCggacccatctgattccttctccacctgtagggtcaagcaaaccctctcccccaaagcagttgtatctggtcctttccatttccCACTTTCAGGGTCTCTCCAATCCCACCGGCGTTATCTAAAAGGGTgggctgctcgcactggacactgaccccGGTGGGTttaaaacctgtcagccggagccagtgcatcttttaaaaaaattaatagtaaagAGCTGATTTGAAGCTCTAAGGGttcctgtggctcccctttcttttgttttgggtgTGTCTTATATCTTGTTTCCCCTCTCCTTGCCTGTCCTTGGGGATTAAAAATATGCCTGGGTTGTAAAATCTTTACTTTGCAAAAAGTGTCAAAATGTTTCAatgcaggaccattgtcttttttattgtgcgccccataatggcaaatgcttgtaagGGGATTATGACCCTCGGCTGTCTCTTTTTCGGCATTGCAAAgtaatcctgaaaaggtgtctacccaAACATggtgaaagacagacgaccaaaaagatttataatgggtcacatccatttgaatttcattgggtctcaaacccaagggttcttccctggggcAGTGTAAGGGCGTAAAGGAAGGCAAATTGGGCTTTACTATACTCctacttcctcttttttattcaaatttctGTGCTCCAGGCAccatgatatttagaatgagatctAGCTTCTTGGAACAAAAAGGGGTTTTAACCAAatttagaaggctatctgcctttttTTAAACCTGGAATTTGGGGGCTTTTCCTTCCACTTTTTCTCttaagttttcttaaaaaaaaactgatatatattagaggctgcaaattttatttgggctgtaattctttgtaccacacctactgaacaAAGGCcaatagatattatatttattctcccTGGATAATAATAAACTAGAATGATGCTAAATTCATTCTCGGTGGACtgaaaggagttctgactactctctttatagttagatctgAAATccagcacaaatattattttggatgCATCCGTAAATTGTTGGTCCttgaaaggaactttaaaacttttcttcaaggtccatcgccaattattaatatctattatctttaatggagacccattaaaaaaatttggagccatggctaataaaatttccactctgggatggttcATAACACAATTGGGTTTGGTATGCTTTCGGTCTTTCCCGTTTGTTGTTTATGGCCTTTTTTTGGGTGGGGTGTAAGGCTTTTGTCTGGTTGTCTGGGTTCCTTCTCCTTCACACTTGGTCCTTGATGAGGACTGCTGTGGTGCCTCTTGTTGGAAAAAACATATCTCAAGGGTTTTGGTAACTCTTTCAACCAATTGGATAAAGccgttcaacttctctcaaagcctcttgagcttcttttgtaagctggcgtggtaaTTTAAACACTTCTCCCTTAAAATTCATATAACGGTTTAACATGGTAGTCaataacactggtcgcatccattggatatctctatcaatttctgaaaatcattcaatgttttAAGCCctttcttaaggagagttttttgAACTTAAACCTTATATACTtctatcctaaatattgaaaaggacatgtctttaattttttctggtgctattataattttaattccttatttttaGGTCTTTTTAGACATCCTCAACATTTGTTCCTCATACATCAAAattcatccatgtaatgtaatagcataacttttggaatgcttttcttactggacaaAACGAAAACATACATTTGAACATAGTGGGCGTTTTCATTCcttggcaaaactgtccattctatcttttaaaggctcagctaagttaacactgggcactgaaaggcaaatcttttcatatcctccttatcagagggatagaataaaacaatccttaatatctataaaagggccattctctaggcaactgggTAGGGATGGAGTCAGGCTGAAGGTTCCCatggtttccatctgttcattccttttcttaaatccgttaacatcctccattttccagatttctttttccaacaaacactgggaattcaaggacttagaaggttttaagtgtccttggtgcttttccttctatatctaataaggcctgaattttatctttactcaagggccactgctctatccacactggttatcagttttccattggataggaacaggtgaaagtgttggcaggccttcaacccCAGccctttaaaaaaccaaatactcatgtttaaccctaattgcttaaaactcttccccacagattgatggggtttttaactataaaaggagtaaaaactcctgttttgccttaaAAGTCCATCTATGGGAACCAATTACTGCTTTATCCCCTAGGACTGTAAGTGTCCCGCAATCTTTaatgactgggccagctggcccTCAATGACCTCCGATTCCAGTGTCTACCAATTTCCaaggaaggccatttatatagattgtggcATAGGTCGGTCGTTTTcgctgctgtccagtaaactgctggattttgtgatctggaatccaGAATCTGGGTGACTTATCACCAGGCGCTTTTAGGATTCTGTTGGGTAAACCTatctactatttctcctgggtgataagtcacattgTCTGccttattggtgactgggatattatctacattcccagtttcccacatagTGTGGATGGACACTTTTTGTACCATACTcaaggtaaaatggtcaagcctaccccgggcaagggatccataggctggggAGGAACGATTTCACCTCTCAGGGGATCTCAGTTGTCTCACTGCATACAacctattctccctaattgtaatccctttcttccatcggTTGCTTCCCGGCTGATTGATTGtgaatccctttctgccatcctTGGTtccctggctga
This window contains:
- the LOC100933577 gene encoding LOW QUALITY PROTEIN: beta-1,3-galactosyltransferase 1-like (The sequence of the model RefSeq protein was modified relative to this genomic sequence to represent the inferred CDS: substituted 2 bases at 2 genomic stop codons), which encodes MNHIXAKKIWKLXNMAHEKKGILYSWPSVKLCLLISVICSGIIYFFFTPQAAKTSIIATKELIFNSAKIPFQGISLPHEATREKHLLKSNENITTQKLQLTTLSHEKANKTTSKNEGKYKDPVPYKFLIQEEDKCKKSAPFLVFLICTKEDEKLRRDNIRKTWGNESLVPGFSVVRLFMLGVQKQGSTEEIRKESRMYRDIIQQDFQDTYYNLTLKVLMGMKWVSSYCPNAHFVMKTDSDMFVNTNYLIQKLLVTISTSDHYFTGFPMRKCHPIRNSGNKWYMPLDLYPGEIYPDFCSGTGYVFSGSLATMIYKVSFGIKVLHLEDVYVGLCLQKIGVVVSSPPRISLFNPFKVPFNPCVYNNLITSHYISPNELLIFWNLIQKKKHDCSQISTGNLPPFIFFSQLSRRISHQQRNSI